The following coding sequences lie in one Aspergillus luchuensis IFO 4308 DNA, chromosome 8, nearly complete sequence genomic window:
- a CDS encoding uncharacterized protein (COG:S;~EggNog:ENOG410PWEN;~InterPro:IPR003607) codes for MAPALKAGHFQTHESPASGTIIIRDSLYGDHSITEPILVDLLQSPDLRRLIGICQHGVTGHLGLLPKQVKITRFEHSVGAFLLVRIAGGSVEEQVTALLHDISHTVLSHVVDWALSKPGEESYHEVHKARYIRTTQIPKILTKHGVPQTVLDEEQYPLVEMAAPHLCADRLDYALRDMVAFGILQLSDAHRVVASLKAFPDAVSPNRMLVLGDQKAALDLARAYLVADREVWSNPTHVEMYRGTGQLIGNLVHEERIHEKVLWSTTDDQFWQLLKDIADPEESEMLERFETEGLVEEDGLRLHKNAKVRTIDPDVYVSGTEAVALSVVDPDWAAERESYIRGREATREV; via the coding sequence ATGGCCCCCGCACTAAAGGCGGGGCACTTCCAGACTCACGAGTCCCCCGCATCcggcaccatcatcatccgcgACTCTCTCTATGGCGACCACTCCATTACCGAGCCCATCTTGGTCGACCTGCTTCAATCTCCCGATCTCCGTCGACTGATTGGAATCTGTCAACATGGTGTAACCGGACACCTCGGCCTCCTACCCAAGCAAGTCAAGATCACGCGCTTCGAGCATTCCGTCGGGGCATTCCTGCTCGTCCGCATTGCCGGGGGAAGCGTCGAAGAACAGGTAACCGCTCTTTTGCACGACATTAGCCACACCGTGCTCAGCCATGTGGTCGACTGGGCGCTTTCAAAACCGGGCGAGGAGAGTTACCACGAAGTCCATAAAGCACGGTATATTCGTACGACGCAGATTCCCAAGATCCTGACCAAACATGGTGTTCCGCAGACTGTCTTGGATGAAGAGCAGTACCCGCTTGTCGAGATGGCGGCACCACATCTCTGCGCAGACCGACTGGATTACGCCCTGCGGGATATGGTTGCGTTTGGGATACTCCAGCTGAGTGATGCGCACCGGGTCGTCGCAAGCTTGAAAGCGTTCCCTGATGCAGTTTCTCCGAATCGGATGCTTGTGCTCGGGGATCAGAAGGCGGCACTAGACCTTGCGAGGGCGTATCTAGTTGCGGATCGGGAGGTGTGGTCTAACCCGACACATGTTGAGATGTACAGAGGGACTGGGCAGTTGATTGGGAATCTTGTTCACGAAGAACGGATTCACGAGAAGGTGCTGTGGAGCACGACGGATGATCAGTTCTGGCAGTTATTGAAGGATATCGCGGATCCGGAGGAATCGGAGATGTTAGAAAGGTTTGAGACTGAAGgactggtggaggaggatggcttgCGCCTACATAAGAATGCCAAGGTTCGTACTATTGACCCCGATGTGTATGTGTCTGGCACAGAAGCAGTTGCGCTGTCGGTGGTGGATCCGGACTGGGCTGCTGAGCGCGAGAGCTATATCCGGGGACGAGAGGCTACACGAGAGGTGTAA